A portion of the Desulfopila inferna genome contains these proteins:
- a CDS encoding radical SAM protein: MSVCHISEISLGKLVNRIAKNTEKFTPGMTIEITRRCNFSCKHCYCCLHENTLIQKQELTLNDWDRILDECAEMGVISVTFTGGEPLLYKNFRELWVVAKKKGYLTSLFTNASLIDEDLADFFAEWTPTLISTTLYGACEDTYKRVTGNDGMFHKVKTALELLKQRKIHLQVKGTFSRLNKDEFHAIKDISLQYCDLFCWGTDLVGCYEQGGMYPESVILSPKEIVKLELEDPTRWAEMMARAEHWQPMSKSEEKPFRCGIGKGLFHIDPYGGLHPCLQFDSIKYDLCSGSVNDGWYNAIPKMLDSFDWKPGPCQSCDLADICMNCVAKAVLEGSPPTGPSEFYCTLGWERAKALGLLDRLSELPEIMKQKTNEEL; this comes from the coding sequence ATGAGTGTATGTCATATTAGTGAAATTAGTCTTGGTAAGCTGGTGAATCGTATTGCTAAAAATACCGAGAAATTCACACCAGGTATGACCATCGAAATAACCAGACGATGTAATTTTTCCTGTAAACATTGCTATTGTTGTCTTCACGAGAACACCTTAATCCAAAAGCAAGAATTAACGCTTAATGATTGGGATCGCATTCTTGATGAATGTGCTGAAATGGGTGTCATTTCTGTTACTTTCACAGGAGGAGAACCTCTACTATATAAAAATTTTCGGGAGCTCTGGGTTGTAGCGAAAAAGAAAGGGTACTTAACCAGCTTATTCACCAATGCATCCTTAATTGATGAGGATCTGGCGGATTTCTTCGCAGAATGGACCCCGACATTAATTTCAACTACCCTTTATGGTGCATGTGAAGATACTTATAAGCGAGTGACTGGAAACGATGGAATGTTTCATAAAGTTAAGACCGCGCTTGAGCTGCTGAAGCAAAGAAAGATACACCTACAGGTCAAAGGTACATTTTCGCGCCTTAACAAAGATGAATTTCATGCGATAAAAGATATTTCTTTACAATATTGCGATCTTTTTTGTTGGGGAACTGACTTAGTTGGCTGCTACGAACAAGGTGGCATGTATCCGGAGTCTGTAATTCTTTCACCAAAAGAAATTGTTAAACTTGAATTAGAAGATCCAACTCGCTGGGCTGAGATGATGGCAAGGGCTGAACATTGGCAACCTATGAGTAAGTCTGAAGAGAAGCCTTTTAGGTGCGGAATAGGAAAAGGATTATTTCACATTGATCCTTATGGTGGGCTACACCCTTGCCTCCAATTTGATAGCATAAAATACGACCTTTGTTCAGGGTCTGTCAACGATGGTTGGTATAATGCGATTCCTAAGATGCTGGACTCCTTTGACTGGAAGCCTGGTCCTTGTCAGTCTTGCGACCTGGCGGATATTTGTATGAATTGTGTTGCTAAGGCCGTACTGGAGGGATCTCCTCCAACAGGACCATCAGAGTTTTACTGTACATTGGGCTGGGAGCGCGCCAAGGCACTGGGGTTATTAGATAGATTATCCGAAC
- a CDS encoding PqqD family protein — translation MKNIDVPFKRKDSIVERQVAGETFLVPINQTGADLQKVYVLNETASVLWSKLENFITLRELAAALHEEYNSPEQKIYQDIGPLVKEFFDRDFLDLIDN, via the coding sequence ATGAAAAATATTGACGTACCCTTTAAGCGGAAAGATTCGATAGTAGAGAGACAAGTTGCTGGAGAAACATTTTTAGTTCCGATTAATCAAACTGGTGCCGATTTACAAAAAGTGTATGTATTAAATGAGACAGCATCGGTACTGTGGAGTAAGTTGGAGAATTTTATAACATTAAGAGAACTTGCTGCCGCTCTTCATGAGGAATATAACTCCCCCGAACAAAAAATTTATCAAGATATTGGTCCCTTAGTAAAAGAATTTTTCGATAGAGATTTCCTTGATCTGATTGATAATTGA